In Exiguobacterium acetylicum, the genomic stretch GAAAGCAAACGGTGCACTTGGTCTGATCCTTAAGAACAATGGCGTGCAAGCCATCTACGGTCCAAAAGCCGATATCTTAAAATCAGATATCCAAGACCGGATCGGCGCATAAACCTGCGAGATTAGGGAACTATCTAAAGGTGAAGCTCTTTTATAAGAGTTTCACCTTTCTTATTTAAAAAATCAGGAGGACCACTCATGCGTCTACTCACACTAAATTGTCATTCGTGGCAGGAAGAACAGCCACTCGAAAAATTAAACCAGATCGTTCAACAAATTCTCGCTCAGGATTATGATGTCATCGCACTGCAAGAAGTGAGTCAATTGATGGATACACCCATCGTCTATGATGATGTTCGTAACGATAACTTTGCCTATTTGATCCAGCAAGCGTTAAAAGAACAAGGTCAAACCTACTCCCTCGTCTGGGATTTTGCTCATATCGGCTATGATAAATATGAAGAAGGACTCGCTCTTTTGACGAAACATCCAATCTTAAAATCGGACAGTTATTATGTTAGTCGCAGTCAAGATACATTCGATTGGAAATCACGAAAAATCGTCCGTGCGACGATCCAAGTCGACGGTACACCGATCACGTTCAATACATGTCATCTTGGCTGGTGGGCAGATGAAGTCGAACCGTTCCAGGAACAATTCAATCATTTGATGGCTCGGATGGATCCACTCGAATGGACATTCTTCCTCGGTGATTTCAACAACGATGCCTTAGAACGAAATACAGGTTATGACTATATGATGCAACGGGGATTGCACGACGTCTTCCTGCTAGCTAAGGAAACAGTCGGAATTGAGACGATAAATGGCAACATCGATGGATGGGAAGACAATCAACAAGGATTGCGGATCGATCTCGTCTTATCGAATCGGAAAATTGACGTTGAACGCGTCGGTGTCGTGTTTGATGGGATTCACGGTCCTGTCGTTTCCGATCACTACGGTGTGGAGGTCGATATTCAGATTCAAAAAAATGAACATTAAGTATTGACAACGCTTTCTTTTCTCCTTTAAGATGTAATCAAATCAATAGTGCGGATTGTGACAGTACGGCTGGCAAGACCGAAATGACACCTCGTTAGGAGAGGTGTTGTTCGGTCTTGCCTTTTTTTGTCTCATTCAGCACGTTTCATGAAAAAGGAGGACTTTTCCGATGGATTATCAACAAACTGCTAAACGTGTGCTCGAACTCGTCGGCGGACGCGAGAACATCATCACTGCTGCTCATTGCGCGACGCGTTTACGCCTTGTCTTGCATGATGAATCAAAGGTTGATCAAGCAGCACTTGAAGACTTAGATGGTGTCAGCGGCGCCTTCTCAAGTTCTGGTCAATACCAAATCATCTTTGGTACCGGTACCGTCAATAAAGTATTTGCTGCGTTTGCACCACTTGCCGGTGTAAAGGTCGATGGAGA encodes the following:
- a CDS encoding endonuclease/exonuclease/phosphatase family protein — its product is MRLLTLNCHSWQEEQPLEKLNQIVQQILAQDYDVIALQEVSQLMDTPIVYDDVRNDNFAYLIQQALKEQGQTYSLVWDFAHIGYDKYEEGLALLTKHPILKSDSYYVSRSQDTFDWKSRKIVRATIQVDGTPITFNTCHLGWWADEVEPFQEQFNHLMARMDPLEWTFFLGDFNNDALERNTGYDYMMQRGLHDVFLLAKETVGIETINGNIDGWEDNQQGLRIDLVLSNRKIDVERVGVVFDGIHGPVVSDHYGVEVDIQIQKNEH